In the Mycolicibacterium thermoresistibile genome, one interval contains:
- the pspM gene encoding phage shock envelope stress response protein PspM: MNTRKSRSPAWQSALQRAVDTAAELSDVVADRLNAAADPRAKMLRKRRWALRGGVFFAFSSLFWVLVTALLAVWSTPVWVLLITGMIAAGAAFPATLLFLRYRWLRSEPLPPPRSRSTRRLPPRGSAARPPMAALAASERGFFSLLGVMERGRMLPPDELRELTAAAQRTAATMAATAGEVVSMERALRAAPQSRGHLEPTIHAFTRQLDHGVRQYNEMVTAAAQLVSAANTGQMSSSPMSQRRYRDELTGATDRLVGWAQAFDELGRLRSA, translated from the coding sequence ATGAACACCCGCAAGTCGAGATCGCCGGCCTGGCAGTCCGCGCTGCAACGCGCGGTGGACACCGCCGCCGAGTTGTCCGACGTGGTGGCCGACCGGCTCAACGCCGCGGCCGATCCGCGCGCCAAGATGCTGCGGAAGCGGCGGTGGGCGCTGCGCGGCGGGGTGTTCTTCGCGTTCTCCTCCCTGTTCTGGGTGCTGGTGACGGCGCTGCTGGCGGTGTGGAGCACCCCGGTGTGGGTGCTGTTGATCACGGGCATGATCGCCGCGGGCGCGGCGTTCCCGGCCACCCTGCTGTTCCTGCGCTACCGCTGGTTGCGGTCCGAACCGCTGCCGCCGCCGCGCTCCCGGTCCACCCGGCGGCTGCCGCCGCGCGGGTCGGCGGCCCGCCCGCCGATGGCGGCGCTGGCGGCTTCTGAGCGGGGGTTCTTCTCGCTGCTCGGGGTGATGGAGCGGGGCCGGATGCTGCCTCCGGACGAACTTCGGGAGCTGACCGCTGCCGCGCAGCGGACTGCGGCGACGATGGCCGCCACCGCCGGCGAGGTGGTGTCGATGGAACGCGCCCTGAGGGCCGCTCCGCAGTCACGCGGCCATCTGGAGCCGACAATTCACGCGTTCACCCGCCAACTCGACCACGGGGTGCGCCAGTACAACGAGATGGTCACCGCCGCCGCGCAGCTGGTGTCGGCGGCGAACACCGGGCAGATGTCGAGTTCCCCGATGTCGCAGCGGCGCTACCGCGACGAGCTCACCGGCGCGACCGATCGGCTGGTGGGGTGGGCGCAGGCCTTCGACGAACTCGGCCGCCTGCGGTCGGCATGA
- a CDS encoding DUF5313 domain-containing protein, with amino-acid sequence MSNGPERATAGRTRPNAWEYITYCYGRRLPDSMRDWVRQDLAGKGAVRRMMTRMFIPAFLVLAPFWLIDTTLYVKFSMTMPILVWAVLFSHALNKVWRRHMLRMHNLDPNLVDEIRRQKTAHIDRAYIAKYGPRPADAQSNSSAV; translated from the coding sequence GTGAGTAACGGCCCCGAGCGCGCCACCGCCGGACGCACCCGTCCCAACGCCTGGGAGTACATCACGTACTGCTACGGGCGTCGACTTCCGGATTCGATGCGCGACTGGGTGCGCCAGGATCTGGCCGGTAAGGGCGCGGTGCGCCGGATGATGACCAGGATGTTCATCCCGGCCTTCCTGGTGCTGGCGCCGTTCTGGCTCATCGACACGACGCTGTACGTGAAGTTCAGCATGACGATGCCGATCCTGGTCTGGGCGGTGCTGTTCTCTCATGCGCTGAACAAGGTGTGGCGTCGGCACATGCTGCGGATGCACAACCTGGACCCGAACCTGGTCGACGAGATCCGCCGGCAGAAGACGGCCCACATCGACCGGGCCTACATCGCCAAGTACGGGCCCCGCCCGGCCGACGCGCAGTCCAACAGCAGCGCGGTCTGA